The Blautia luti nucleotide sequence GGTTAAATGATCCTCTGATCGTTCAGTATTTCAATTGGCTAAAACAAATTGTCACCGGTGATTTGGGCTATTCTTTTGGTGGACAGAGTATAGCTTCAATTGTAGCAGTGCGATTGCCATATACACTGGAATTGTCTGGATATGCGTTGGTTTTCAGTACAATTATTGGTGTGGCCATTGGAATTTTCAGTGCAGCAAGACAAAATGGAGTGGTGGATTATGTGGGAAGAGTTTTTGCAGTTCTCGGTCAGGCAGTGCCACAGTTTTTAGTTGGAATTATTTTGATACAGATTTTTTCTATCAAGTTAGGTTGGTTCCCTTCCGCAAACCGAGTCAGTCCAGATGCAACTAATAAAATATATGATGCGTTTATTCACTTATTTTTACCAGTACTGACGCTTACCATCGGTATGGTAGCGGTGTTGATGCGATACGCTCGAAATACTATGTTGGATGTGATGAATAGTGATTACATCCGTACAGCCAGATCAAAGGGAATTCCAGAGTGGAAGGTTTATATGAAACATGGCTTTCGGAATGCCATGAAACCGGTATTGATTATTGTTATGTTTAGAATTCCAGTGTTGATAGGTGGATCAGTGGTTATTGAGTCAGTATTTTCTTATCCTGGAATTGGATTGACAATGACTAATGCCATTGTATCTAATGATTATCCAACTGTTATGGTTATTACATTGATTATTGCAGCAGTAATGTTGATTTGTTCTTTTATGGTGGATGTCTTAAACGCGCTGCTAGATCCGCGTGTACGATTAAGTGAATAAAGGGAAGAGGGGTTATATGGAAAATACAAAGACAGTAAGTATTAAAAAACAGAATAAAAGTGCGGCCTCTTCTCTAATGAAGAAAAACATTCGTAAATTTATGAGAAACAAGCTGGCGGTTCTGGGACTGGTTATTGTAGTAGCCATGACTGTTGCTAGTATTATGAGCATGGTATTGAAAGTGGATTATTCTACACCAGATTTGCAAAATATGAAAGTAGGGCCTGGTACGAATGGGCATATTTTAGGCACAGATACTATTGGAAGGGACTTATTTGCCAGAGTGTTGTTTGGGGGATGCTACTCTATTTTTATTGGCGTATTTTCATCAATAATGTCTGGCATTATTGGAGCAGTATTAGGGGCAGTTGCGGGATATTTTGGAGGTCGAGCAGATAAATTTTTGGTTAGGGTATCTGAATTGTTTCAAACTTTTCCCCAACTGGTACTTGTGATGATGCTGGTGGCTATTTCTGGCACAAGGGGAATGGCAAATATCATTATGATTTTTACTTTTACGGGTTGGATGACCACTTTCCGTATGGTAAGAAACGAGTTTATGAGTATCAAGTCGGAAACCTATGTCAAAGTTTGTGAGGCTTTTGGGATGGGAAGAATTAATATTATGTTTAAGCAGATTCTTCCAAATGTAATGACTCCAATCATTGTATCTACTACAACTAATGTGGCAGTATATATTCTTCAGGAAGCTACATTAAGCTTCATTGGACTTGGAATCTCTGACCAGACACCTACATGGGGAAATATTCTAAATGCTGCTAAAAGCGTAGCTGTAGTGACAAATCAGTGGTGGATATGGGTATTTCCGGGATTAGCAATTACGTTATTTGTACTTGCAATCAATTTTCTGGGGGATGGTATCCGAGATGTCATGGATGCAAAACAGCAGTAAGGAGGAACTTCATGGATAATCAGAAAATTATATTAAATGTTGAAAATCTTAATACAACGTTTATATCTGATAAAAAAGAAATTAAAATTGTAAAAAATGTTTCCTTTCAGGTAAAAAGGGGAAAGGCACTTGCTGTTGTAGGAGAATCTGGCTGTGGAAAAAGTGTGACCATGAATTCTATCATGCGTTTTCTGGGGAAAAATGCGATTGTGAAAGCAGACAACATTCAGTATAATGCATTGCATGATGGAAAAGTGACAGAGTATCATCTTGAAAGTATTACCAAACCAAATGGATCAGAAATGCGTTCATTAAGGGGACCGGATTTAGCCATGGTCTTTCAGGACCCTATGTCAAGTCTGAATCCTGTCTATAAGGTAGGAGATCAGGTAGCAGAGGGACTTTTACAGCATAATAAAGGAATGAAAAAAGCAGAGGCAAGGGAAAAAGTTTTGGAAATGTTCCGTAAATTGGGAATTCCAGATCCAGAAGAACGTATTGACTGCTATCCGCATCAATTTTCAGGCGGTATGAAACAGCGAGTGGTAATTGCGATTGCCATGATTTGTAATCCAGAACTAATTATTTGCGATGAACCGACTACGGCACTGGATGTAACTATTCAGGCCCAGATTATGGAGCTTCTTAAATCTCTTCAGGTAAACGAAGGAAAATCTATTATTCTGATTACACATAATATGGGTCTTGTAGCAGAAATGGCAGATGAAGTCTGCGTTATGTATATGGGACGTGTGGTAGAATTTGGAAGTCTTGAAGATATTTTTGATCATACCAGTCACCCTTATACAAAAGCTCTTTTACGCAGTGTGCCGGTGCTTGGTTTGGGTGATAATCAGAAGTTGGAGACGATTCCTGGAGTTACGCCAAACCCAGTTGACTTGAAAGAGGGATGCGAATTTGCTGATCGTTGTTCTGAATGTATGGAAAAATGTCGTAGAGGAAAAATTCCAATGTTTGAAGTCAGTATCGGGCATAAAGTTCGTTGTCTGAAATATGATTCTTATCCGGAGGTGAAATAAAATGGAAACGGAAAAGAAGGAGGTAATTTTTAAAATCAAAAATCTGAAAACCTGGTTTCCTATTAAAAAGGGGCTTATGAAAAAAATAGTAGGGAATGTAAAGGCTGTGGATGATGTCAGCATTGAGGTGTATAAAGGAGAAACACTGGGAATAGTAGGAGAATCTGGCTGTGGAAAATCAACCTTTGGAAAGACTGTTATGATGCTTGAGAAACCTACAGACGGAGAGGTTTTATTTAATTATAACGGTGAGTATAAAGATGTTACAAAATTTACTAAGAATGAAATGTTTGAGTTCAGAAAAAAAGTACAGATGGTTTTCCAAGATCCATACTCTGCATTGAATCCGCAGAAAAAGATTTATACTTCTTTTGAAGAACCCTTAAAAACGCATGGGGTGAGTTCTGTGGAAGAACGGGAAAAAATTATGAATCGTGTATTGAAAATGGTTAATATTCAGCCGGATTATCTGATGCGTTTTCCACATGAATTTTCTGGAGGACAGCGCCAGCGTCTGTGTATTGCAAGAGCACTGGAAGTAACACCGGAAGTTCTTATTTGTGATGAACCGGTATCTGCACTAGATGTCTCAATTCAGGCACAGGTACTGAACTTGATGAAAGAAATTCAGAAAGAGATGAATCTTACCTATCTGTTTATTGCTCATGATCTTTCTGTTGTTCAGTATATGTCGGATCGTATCATGGTTATGTATCTTGGAAAAATTGTGGAAGTAGCAGATTCCAAAGCTTTATATGATGAGCCATTACATCCTTATACAAAGGCTCTGATTTCCGCAATTCCTGTAGCAGATATACATTACAAAAAGAAACGCCAGGTACTGGAAGGAGAAGTACCTAGCCCAATTCACAAACCAAGTGGTTGTGCATTTCACAATAGGTGTCCTTACTGCATGGATATCTGCAAAAAAGAAGATCCTGCTCTTCGTTATCATGGAGCAGACGGACACATGACTGCGTGTCATTTATATGATGGAAGTGAGGTAAATGCATGATTTATACAGATTTGAATAATCTTGAACGTTATCTTGGAATGAGAAAACATCTGGATACAGCGATTCATTATATTAAAGAACATTCTCTAAATGATCTGAAAAAGGGATGCAATGAAGTTGATGGTGATTTTGCATTTATCAATTGTTTTGAATACGAAACATTACCGGAAGAAAAAACATTCTTTGAAGCTCATGAGAAATATGCCGATATCCATATGGTGATTTCCGGAGAAGAAAAGATGGGTGTTAGTGATATGTCTCTGATGACAGTGACAGCAAAAGATGAAGAAACGGATTCCATTGAATGCCATGGTCCGGTTGAACATTACATGGATTTGACACCTGGAAAAGTGTTGATCGTATTTCCTGAAGATGCTCATAAAGTGAAAATTATGAAAGATCAAGTTACACAGGTAAGAAAAGCAGTTGGAAAAGTACTGGTTACAGAGTAAATAGAAAAGGGATATAGGAAAGAATAGGAGGACTAAGAAGATGAAGGACATTACAAAATATCAGGGAATTATTCCGGCTTTTTATGCATGCTATGATGACAATGGAGAAATCAGCCCGGAGAGAGTAGAAGCTCTTATCAGACATCTGATTGCAAAAGGCGTGAAAGGTGTTTATGTAGGCGGTTCTTCAGGAGAGTGTATTTATCAGAGCGTTGCAGACAGAAAGCTGGTTTTGGAACATGTAATGAAGGCGGCAGAAGGAAAATTGACAGTGATTGCACATGTGGCATGCAACAATACTGCTGACAGTAAAGAACTGGCAGCACATGCAGAGTCACTGGGTGTTGACGCAATTGCTGCAATTCCTCCGATTTATTTCCATCTGCCAGAGTATGCGATTGCAGAATACTGGAATGATATTTCCAGTGCGGCACCGAATACAGACTTTGTAATTTATAATATTCCTCAGCTTGCAGGAGTAGCCCTGACTATGCCTCTCTTCCGCGAAATGAGAAAGAATCCGAGAGTAGCAGCAGTGAAAAACAGTTCAATGCCTGTACAGGATATCCAGATGTTTAAAATGGAAGGCGGAGAAGGCTTCGTTGTATTTAACGGTCCGGATGAGCAGTTAGTATCAGGACTTGCTATGGGAGCTGATGGAGGTATCGGAGGTACTTATGCAGTAATGCCGGAACTTTATTTAAAAATCAAAGAGCTGACAGATGCTGGAAAAGTAAAAGAAGCCAGAGAAATCCAGTATGCAGCAGATGCGATTATTTATGCAATGTGCGAGTGTCATGGAAATTTATATGCGGTTATGAAAGAAATCCTTCGTATCCGTGAAAACCTGAACATTGGTGGCGTAAGAAAACCATTACCGGAAATCATCCCGGAAGATATGGAACAGATTAAAAAATGTGCCGGAATGATTGACGAAGCGATTAAAAAATACTGCTAACGAAGAATCGTAACTGTTCAATATTTTCGCAGCTACCCCAAATTATAAAAAGGATGGACTGATTTATGAAGACATTTCTGAGTGTTGACAGGAGGCTTTTGAATCCCCAGGCAATAGAAAATGTGGAACTGAAAGTAGCAGTTCCGACAAAAGATACAAAAAATAATCCGCTATTCATTCAGGACATGCCTTGGGAAATCAGGATTGATAATGGATATCCCAATGTGATTTATGATAGCAGAGAACAGATTTTTCACTGCTATTATACATTATTTATAGAAGATAAAGATACAGAAGGTACTACTTTGCAGGAGCGTACACAGAGAAATTACAGACCAAGAATGGATCGAGTGACTTCTCTGGCGTATGCCCACAGTAAGGATGGAATCCACTGGGAAAAACCTTCGCTTGGTCTTGTAGACTGGCGTGGAAGCAAAAAAAATAATCTTTTGTTCCGATATGCGCATGGAACAGGGGTTATGCTTGATGAGCAGGATAAGGATGCCGGACGCAGATTTAAAATGGTGACTAAAGTTGATGTTCCGGGACATGGAGCGCATATGGCGGTTGGTTTTTCTAAGGATGGAATTCACTGGGGAGAATTGATTCCCTGGCCGGAATATAATCCACAGGCAGACAGCCATAATTTTCCATTCTGGAATGAAGAAGAACAATGTTATATGTTAATTTCCCGTATATGGAAAGACGGAATCCGTGTGACGACCATTAGTCATAGCCAGGATTTTATCCACTGGAGTGAACCTATAGAAATGCTTCGTGGAAGAGGATATGAAAACCAGATTTATTCTATGCCCGTATTTAAAGCACAGGATCTGTATCTGGGTCTGGCATCTATAATTCACGAAGGGGACAGAACAAAAGAAAACTTTGACTGTGTGGATTGCGAACTGGCCTGGTCTGCGGATGGTAAGAAATTTGACTTTGAAGCAATGGATCAGCCGGTAATTCCAAGAGGCACCGGACACTATCCGGATGGAGAATTTGATAATTCCTGTATCTATGCGTCATCACCTGTGATAGATGGACAGAAAGTATGGGTCTACTATATGGGTGGAAATGGACAGCATACAAATTTCCGGGAATCTTCACTGGGAAGAGCATACTGGGAAGTGGATAAATTTGCCTGTTGGACAGGAAGAAAAGAAGGCATTGAAAGCATTCTGACTACAACTACGTTGACTTTAAGCGGAGATTATGTAGAAGTGTTGGCAGATGTAGTTGATACAGAAAAAGACTGGGAGCTTGCAGCTTCTGTTCATCCGGTCTGGACAGAAAATGCTTATGAAGGATTGAGAATAGAAGATGCTGTGGCAGAAAAATCCGGCCGATGGATTCGTATTTCATGGAAAGGGGAAAAACTTCCGGACAAAAGCGGATGCATCCGATTTAAATTTCAAAATTTGAAAATCTGGGCTGTCCGTGGAGAGATGGAATATAAAGGTCATCGCCTCTGGGAAGGCGCAGATATGGAAAACGAAGGAATGTAAATAAAAAAGATATATTAATATCCTGGCAAATAAGAGACATTTAAGTTTCATACCTGTCAGGATATTTTTAGTTTATTCTACTCATATTTAAACTCTCCGCAATGGAGAAATCATATACAGACGGATTTTTCTACAGTTTCTGAGAAGCGAGATAATAAGCCCCCAGAAGTCCGGCAGAATTTCCAAGTTTTGCGCTTGAAATCTGTACATGTGCAAAGCTGGACATAACCATCTGTGGGATTCGTGCGTGAATTTGTTCCAGAATGTAAGGCTGAACCATAATACCACCACCGAGAACTATGCTGGAAGGATTAAAAATATGAATCAGAGTTGCAAGACCAAGTACGATTTCATCAATCCATTTGCTTACAACTTCTTTGATTTCTGGGTGTTCTAAATTAGCAAAAATTTGACGGCCGTTGGTAAGAGACGGGTCTACAGCGGAAACCATTTTTACCAGAGCAGTGGCGGAAGCGTAACGTTCATAACATCCGTCAAATGGGTCTGTGCCGGCGAGTTTTTCTTCTGCGTGGGTAATGATGGCACCAAATTCTCCTGCTGAGAAAGAAGAACCATGGTAAACATGTCTGTTTTCAATGATCGCTCCGCCGATACCAGTTCCGTAGGTAAGGCAGAGAAAAGAATCTTTTCCTTTTCCGGCACCGAAGATGGCTTCTCCGAGTGCTGCGCTGTTGACATCGTTTTCTACTGCGACAGGAACATGGAAGCGTTCCTGAAGGACTTTCTGAAACTGTGTGTCCGTATAATCCGGGATATTGCTGTTGGCATAAATAATATACCCATCTTCAGGATTTACCTGTCCTGCGGTACTGATGCCAATCGCATCGAAAGGAAGATATTGTTCCGCAAGACTGCAGACAGTATTTAGAATATGTGGACCGCCTTTGAAAGCTTCTGTCGGGCATTCTTTAGTTTTTTCGAGATGTCCGTCCTGGCAGATTCCGTATTTGATCGCGGTTCCGCCAATATCAAAGACCAGAATTTTCATAAGAGACTCCTTTCGTTTTTGAGTTTGGTTTTGTGGTATGTTTTTGTTTTTCATAATATCTTTCTTTGAGTATAGCATATGGAAAATGGAAAGTCATTACAAAATGAAAAAAATAGTTTCATAAAAAATAATGATATAAAATAATTTTCAATAACAGGATAAATATACACCATTCTGCCGCAAGAGGAAGCCGTGCATGGAACACCGCATGTGCAGTGAGATTGATGTTTTCCAGTAAATTCGTTTTTGAGTCATTTGACTTTAGAACAGACGAAATTGTACCGGGTAACACCGCTTCTGAGTTTGGATGCTATTATCTGGATGCAAATGAAGCAGTGAAAGCAGAATCCAATAATAGTGAAAACACGTTCTAATATATGCTTGATACGTAACAATAGATGTGTAAGACTCTTATTATAATTGCAAGTAATATCAGAAGAGGACAGGAAGCTGTTTTCGGATATTGTGGATTATAATAAGAGTTTTTATGTATTTTGAAACAGGAAAGGAAAGAAATATAAATGAAATTATTGATAGTACGTCACGGAGACCCTGATTATACCATAGATTCTCTTACAGAGAAGGGATGGAGAGAGGTTGAGTTTCTCTCAGAGAGATTAACAAAACTGGAGATCAGAGACTTTTATGTTTCACCGTTGGGAAGGGCAAAGGATACTGCTTCCCCTACCCTGAAAAAGATGAACCGAACAGCCACAGAATGCGACTGGCTGCGGGAGAATGGCACAGGCTACTGCCCATATTGTGGTATCAGTGGAATACAGGCTGGCGCCTGAACACAGATTTCCGGTACCGTTGGAGGATTGTTATGCTGCAACCAGGGAATTATATACTAATCAGCTGATCATAAATACAGATCCTGAGGAAATTACAATTGTAGGTGATAGTGCAGGGGGAAATCTGGCAGCAGCAGTATGTCTCTTGGCAAGAGACCGGGGCGAATTTATGCCCAGACGCCAGATTCTGATTTATCCGGCACTGGGAAACTGTTATACAGAGAAATCTCCCTTTAGATCTGTGCAGGAAAATGGCAGTGATTATCTTTTGACTGCTGTAAAAATGGAGGATTATCTTAATTTGTATCAAAGTTCACCGTCAGATAGAAATAATCCATATTTTGCTCCGATTGTTGAAGAAAATCTTAAAAATCTTCCGGAAACCCTTATCCTTACAGCTGAATATGATCCTCTCCGTGATGAGGGAGAGGCATATGGAAAGAAGCTGCGGGAAGCCGGAAATCAGGTGGAAATCCGTAGAATAAGCGGTGCATTTCATGGATTTTTTGCGTTGGGATTTAAGTTTTTGCATGTGCAGGAAAGCTTTGGATATATTAATCAATTTCTGAATGCAAGCTATGAAAAAATTCTGCATCTGAGTATAAATGATGAAAAGATAAAGTGACCGGAAGGCGAAAAATATGAGAACAGAATATTCTAATTGGAGAAAACTGGATAATGCAGCTCTGGCATTTCCGCTTGTAACAGGGGAAAATGATACAAGAGTTTTTCGTTTTTACTGTCAGCTGAAGGAGGAAGTGGACAGTGATATTCTTCAGCAGGCTTTGGACAGAACTATGGAGAAATATCCATTGTTTCAGGCAGTATTGCGAAAGGGTCTTTTCTGGTTTTATCTGGAGCACAGCCATATCAGGGCATTGGTAAAACCGGAGACAGAGCCGCCTTGCAGCCGTCTGTATATTCCAGACAAAAAATCCCTGCTGTTTCAGGTGAGCTATTATAAAGAACGAATTAATTTTGAAGTGTTTCATGCGTTGACAGATGGCACCGGAGCCATGCATTTTCTCCAGGAGCTTGTACAGAATTATCTCATTCTGGCCCATCCAAAGGAGAATTTTCCGGAGATAAGAAGGGAGAAGAAAACAGGTCGCGGAAACATAGAGGAAGATAGCTTTTCCCAGTATTATTCTTCAGATATTCCCAAGAACAGGGAGAAGAAAAAAGCAGCTGTAAAGCTGAAGGGAGAGAAGCTGGTCCATTCAGATATGCATATCTCGGAAGTAGTTCTTTCTGTAAAAGAGGTTCATCAGAAGGCCCGTTCCTACGGTGTGTCCATAACAGTGCTACTTACAGCTGTGATGCTCTGTTCTATCCGTGAGGAGATACCAAAGAACCAGCAGAAGCGTCCGGTGACATTGATGATACCTGTAAACCTGAGAAATTATTTTCCGTCTCAGTCCATGACAAATTTCTTTGGATGGATTGAGGTTGGTTATACTTTTTCTGATACAACAACCTTTGAAGAAGTATTGGCGGATGTAAAGCTGCAGTTTGAACAGGAACTGGAAAAAGATAAAATAGCCATGCATATGAATGACTATGTAAGGATTGAGAAAAATATATTTGTCCGTGCCGTTCCTCTGGAAATTAAGAAATATTTTCTGATGATCGGAGCGAATCTGGGAAGCAGAAGTATTACTGCTGTTTACTCTAATATTGGTATTATACGTCTTCCTGAGGAGTATAGAGAATATATCCGGCATTTTGGGATTTTTGCCAGTACGAATTCCCTGCAGATGTGTTCCTGCTCTTATGGAGATGAGATGGTGCTGGGATTTACTTCCCAAATACCGGATGACAGTATTCAGAGAAACTTCCGGAGAATGTTAAGTGAGGAGGAAATTCCCCATAGAGAGTTAAAGAACGATTTTCCCGGCTGCGGCGAACAGCAGAGACTGGAAAGAAAAGAAAATCAGAGGATTGTGCAGACCTTTAGTTTTCTGTGTCTGGCAGTTGCTGCTCATATCTGTGATTGCCATTTTGTAGGATCGGTTTACCGGATGGAGAGGCTGGTCTGTGGATTTTATTCTTCCTTTTGGAGTTTTGTCGGTTCAGTTTTCTGTTCCGGTGATTGCAAGAGTAAACCGTCTGAAACGAGAAGAATATCTGTTTTATCTTGTGCAGGCATTAGCATTCTGACACTGGCAGCATTGTTTATTTTCTGCAAGAAGGATACCTTACGGGAATTTCATAAAAAGCTTAGGATGTAAGAAAAATACAGGGAAGAAAATAGAGGTTATTAGCAGTTAAATATAAATTATAGAATTATATAAGCACATGTTGTTGAGTTTTATAAGACATTAGAGTAGTATATTATACTAGGGGTTGATACTTTGTGTAAATATTATTCTATACATGAATTTTCAAAAATTATAGGCGTATCTGCCCAGACATTACGAAATTGGGATGCCAATGGAAAACTTCATCCGCATCATACTACAGTAAGTAGCTATAGATATTATTCTGATGAGCAACTCAACCAGGTAATAAATGTAAAGCCTAAAAAACGCATTACAATTGGATATTGTCGCGTTTCCAGCCATAAACAGAAAGATGATCTGGAACGACAGATTGATAATGTTAAGACATATCTTTTGGCAAAAGGACAGCCGTTTGAGATAATAAGTGATATCGGTTCCGGGATTAATTATAAGAAAAAAGGACTTCAGGAATTGATCAGGCGAATATCTCAAAATCAGGTTGAAAAGGTTGTTGTTTTATATAAAGATCGGCTATTACGATTTGGTTTTGAGCTGATAGAATATATCGCTTCACTTTATAATTGTGAGATTGAGATTATTGATAATACTGAAAAATCCGAACAGCAGGAACTTGTTGAAGATCTGGTTCAGATAATCACAGTATTCAGTTGTAAATTACAAGGAAAACGAGCGAATAAAGCTAAGAAACTTATCCAGGAACTGATACAGGAGGAAACAGATGGTAAAAGCCATAAAAGTAATGCTGATACCAAACAATGTACAGAAAACTAAGATGTTTCAGTACGCAGGTGCTTCAAGATTTGCTTATAACTGGGCTTTGGCCAGGGAAATAGAGAACTATGAAAAAGGCGGCGGATTCATTTCAGATGCAGAACTCAGAAAAGAATTTACGAAGCTTAGACATTCTGATGAATATGTATGGTTACTGAATATCTCAAATAATGTGACCAAACAGGCAGTTAAAGATGCCTGTACTGCTTATAAGAACTTTTTCAGGGGGTTGCAAAAGTTCCCAAGATTCAAGTCAAAAAAGAGATCTATGCCGAAGTTCTATCAGGACAACGTTAAGATACGCTTCAGTAATACACATGTTAAATTTGAAGGCTTTTCTTCCAGCAGGAAAGCAAATAAACAAAAAATGAATTGGGTAAGACTTGCAGAACCTGGACGTATTCCGACAAATGTTAAATATATGAACCCGAGAATATCCTTTGACGGATTGAACTGGTGGATCAGCGTATGTGTAGAATTTCCTGACTGCAGGGAAACACTTAATGATGACGGAGTCGGCATAGACCTGGGAATCAAAGATCTGGCTGTCTGCTCTGATGGGACTAAGTATAAGAACATCAATAAGAGTCAGAAAGTAAAGAAATTAGAAAAACAGAAACGCAGATTACAGCGTAGTATCTCTCGTTCTTACGAGAAAAATAAGAAAGGGGAAAGTTACTGTAAAACAAATAATGTAATCAAAAAGGAAAAACTTTTATTAAAACGAAATCACAGATTAACAAACATCCGTAAAAATTATTTAAATCAGACCATATCGGAGATCGTAAATCGAAAACCAAGATTTATATGTATTGAAGATCTGAATGTTAGCGGAATGATGAAAAACAGACATTTATTCAAAGCAGTTCAGGCACAGGGATTTTTTTGGTTTAGGAAACAGCTTGAATATAGGTGCAGCGATAAAGGAATTCAGCTTATTGTAGCTGATCGGTTTTATCCATCATCAAAGCTTTGCAGCTGTTGTGGAAACATCAAAAAAGATTTGAAGTTATCTGACAGAGTTTATAGATGTGAGTGTGGGAATATGATTGACAGAGATTTCCAGGCATCTATAAATCTCAAGACTTATGGAGAAAAATTTGCAAGTTGACACTGAAATGTTAATACAAATATGTACGGATACGTTAGTCCGAAATTTACGCCTATGGAGAGTACAAGAACTTGTGAGTAGATTGATATTTATAGCATCAAAAGCATACTCGTTGAAGTAGGAATGGAACATAGAAATTTATAACTTTTTATAAGTTTTCAGTAACGGTTTTACAAAGGACATGAAATACGATTTTACATCAATCATAGACAGACACAATATGGATGCCATTGCAGTAGATGGATTGGGGAATGGACAAATGAGTCCTGGGAAACCGAAGGAGGGATTTGACATCATTCCAATGTGGGTAGCAGATATGAATTTTCCTACAGTGCCGACCATTCCGGAAGCAATCATCGAGCGTGCGAAGCATCCGGCGTATGGATATTTTGCGCCAAGAGAAGAATATTTTCAGTCGATCATTGACTGGCAGACGAAGAGAAATGGTGTGACAGGACTGACCAAGGAACATATTGGTTATGAAAACGGTGTGCTGGGATGCGTCGTTTCTGCACTGACAGCTTTCGCAGCACCGGGGGATGCGGTACTGCTTCACAGTCCGACTTATATAGGTTTTACCGGGTGTATTGGAAACAATGGATTTAAGATGATCCACAGTCCATTAAGGAAAGATGAAAATGGAATCTGGCGAATGGATTTCGAAGATATGGATGCGAAGATTAAAGCTAATAGCATTCATGTGGCAGTATTTTGCAGCCCTCATAATCCTTGCGGACGAGTATGGGAGAAGTGGGAAATCGAGAAAGCAATGGAAGTTTATAAGGCAAATGACTGCGTTGTAATTTCTGATGAGATCTGGTCAGATCTGATCTTGGATGGCTATAAACATATACCGAC carries:
- a CDS encoding RNA-guided endonuclease InsQ/TnpB family protein, coding for MVKAIKVMLIPNNVQKTKMFQYAGASRFAYNWALAREIENYEKGGGFISDAELRKEFTKLRHSDEYVWLLNISNNVTKQAVKDACTAYKNFFRGLQKFPRFKSKKRSMPKFYQDNVKIRFSNTHVKFEGFSSSRKANKQKMNWVRLAEPGRIPTNVKYMNPRISFDGLNWWISVCVEFPDCRETLNDDGVGIDLGIKDLAVCSDGTKYKNINKSQKVKKLEKQKRRLQRSISRSYEKNKKGESYCKTNNVIKKEKLLLKRNHRLTNIRKNYLNQTISEIVNRKPRFICIEDLNVSGMMKNRHLFKAVQAQGFFWFRKQLEYRCSDKGIQLIVADRFYPSSKLCSCCGNIKKDLKLSDRVYRCECGNMIDRDFQASINLKTYGEKFAS
- a CDS encoding MalY/PatB family protein is translated as MKYDFTSIIDRHNMDAIAVDGLGNGQMSPGKPKEGFDIIPMWVADMNFPTVPTIPEAIIERAKHPAYGYFAPREEYFQSIIDWQTKRNGVTGLTKEHIGYENGVLGCVVSALTAFAAPGDAVLLHSPTYIGFTGCIGNNGFKMIHSPLRKDENGIWRMDFEDMDAKIKANSIHVAVFCSPHNPCGRVWEKWEIEKAMEVYKANDCVVISDEIWSDLILDGYKHIPTQSVSEDARNRTIAVYAPSKTFNLAGLVGSYHIIYNKYLRDRVVAKSSKPHYNEMNVLSMHALIGAYKPEGYEWVDELRQALTGNVYYACNYIKEHFKGVEVSRPQGTYMLFLDCTKWCEEHGKSIDEVEKAGWDVGVAWQDGRMFLHPCAIRMNLALPLSRVQEAFDRLDKYVFNAEK